In Sulfitobacter guttiformis, the genomic stretch TATCTACTTCCAAATTCGTGATGGTTACGATCAACGACGCCCAGGAGGAAGGTTCAGGTCTGTTGATGAATACCGCAATCGACCGCGCGCTCAGCGATCTTTTACCGCCCGAACAGACAGCAAATTCGATCCAGCATTATTCTGAATGTTTGCGCAGCGACGCGCCCGTGCGGCACCCCGAGAAATTTAAGCTGCAAGGCGGCACGACCATCTGGGATACATCCCTGTGCCGTTTAACCCTGCCCTGTCGACGGCTTCGAAATATTGGTACAACCCTTGTTGTGCACCTTGTCACCCGAAATGCGGCTGAAGCAGGTTTCGGACATTCTCAGCGCTGTCGAGGACGGTGCGCTGGCACCGGACCAGTTGGTCGGCACTGCAGGTGTTTTTGGCCGAATTGTCTCGCAGCATGAACGAGACCTAGGCAGAGATGCGCAGGATCGCCAAAAAACGTCTCGCACAGGAAAATGCGTCTGTGCCCCTGATTTCCTCGAACACCACAACGGCGCAAGAAGACAACCGCGAGGTGGATAGAACTGTTCGATCTCTCGTTCTGGCCGCACAATACCTGCCTTATTCAAGAGTGTCCAAAAGGTCCGGAATGTCTCCTGATTAAACAACGTATAAGGAACTACACCGCAACGGATAAGATCAACGAAACAACCGGATCAGACCTCAAACGGACGCTGGACAACGACACGCATACTCTGACAAATGCGAGGATGGATTTGCACTCAAAATACCCCGCCCTGTCCGATCTACGCGCCCGCGCACAACGGCGTATTCCCAAATTTGTTTGGGAATATCTCGACAGCGGTACCGGTGACGAGGCCACAAAGGCGCGCAACCGCGCAGGACTGGACCGCATCGGTATGATGCCTTCGGTCTTACACGGTGAATTCACCCCAGATCTGAGCACAGATTTTTTGGGCAAAAAGCTGCCGCTCCCCTTTGGTATCGCACCTATTGGCATGTCGGGCCTGATGTGGCCCGATGCAGAGGGGCATCTGGCACGTGGCGCTGCCCGCGCAAACATTCCCTACTGCATTTCCACTGTCGCCACTCAAAGCCCTGAAGACATCGCCCCCCACCTGGGCACGCATGCATGGTTCCAGATGTACCCGCCGCGCGACGCAGATATTCGCCGCGATATGCTCGCGCGGGCAAAGGCCGCGGGGTTTTCGACGCTGATCCTTACGGTGGATGTGCCTGTGGCCAGCCGCCGCGAGCGGCAGGTGCGCTCCGGCCTCACCAATCCCCCGCGACTGACCCCGCGCCTTCTGGCACAGGTGGCGCTGCGTCCTGCATGGGCAATGGGTATGGCCAAACGCGGTATGCCCCATATGCGTGGCCTTGATAAATATGCAAATGCGGCGACCAACGGCCTCTCGCCAACGGCGCATGTTGGGTATTTGCTACGTACCGCGCCCGACTGGGATTATGTCGGTTGGCTGCGCGAGGAATGGGATGGTGATTTTCTGGTCAAGGGCGTGCTGCGCCCCGAAGACGCCGTACGACTTGAGGGTTTAGGGGTTGATGCAATCTGGGTCTCCAACCATGCGGGCCGCCAGTTTGACGGCGCACCACCGGCAATCGACGCGCTCCCACAGGTGCGCGCGGCAACAAAACTGCCCCTGATTTTCGATAGCGGCATCGAGGGCGGGCTGGATATCCTGCGCGCACTGGCGCTGGGAGCGGATTTTGTGATGCTCGGCCGCGCGTTCCACTTTGCGCTCGGCGCGCTCGGGCCGCAGGGTGTAGACCACCTGATCGATATTCTGGCCAAGGATATGGCCTCGAACATGGGTCAAATCGGTGCGCGCACCCTGTCAGAGCTGCCCGCCACGATCAGGCTCTAATAATTTGGAGGATCTGCCCAGGTTCAATGAGGCAGACCTACTCGTCTAAATTTACTGGGCCCGCAGCTTGAGATCACCAAGGATGAATTGCACCCGCTTGTCCCCCGGGGGGAATGGCGCGCCATTGGCAGCAATCGGGCTGATCACATAACCGTCACCCGAGCGATGATAAGTGCTGCACACCATCCCGCCCATTTCGTTGATCTGGTCACCGGTTACCGCCAGCAGCGCCGTTGACATGCTGTCGCGCCCTGTCGTGCTCAAATCCGGCGCGCGAAAACACGCCTTTTCGCCCTGCAAGAGATTGCGGCTCACAATTTCTACGTTTTGCACACTCGTCGTGCCCGGAATACTCAGCGCAGTGATCTCTTTTGTCGTCATGATGGTGCCATCAATACTGGTGCTAATAATTGAGGCACAGGTATTGCTGGCAGCCTGATACTCTACACAGGCGGTTTTGTTAGGATGGGCTGCAAGGATATTGCGAATGTCTAGTTGCTCACCCTTGGGTAAAGTGCTGACCGCAGCAGTATCGGGGGCACGTGCACACCCGGCAACCGCCAAAAGCATGCCCAACAGACCTACCGTTTTAATCAATTTACTTTGAAAAATAGCCATTTGAATAATTCCCTGCTCGTTTTTTTGTTTTCGCGATATCGCCACTGGCCTTTTGCAAATGCAACGAAAAATGCACATTTAGGAAATCGCTTTGCCCCGATTGTCGCACTTGCGCACCAAATTTGCTGAATATTGTCCATTTTGGTTATAAAAACCGTGGCACTACCCAATCACACGCATTGCGACTGTCGGTAACTTGCGCCTACAAATTGCCCGTACCCCATTGGGAAAGGCCTGCCTCCATGACTGACTTCCGCAAAATCCTGATCGCCAACCGTGGCGAGATCGCAATTCGCATTATGCGTGCCGCCAACGAGATGGGCAAAACCACTGTTGCCGTCTTTGCCGAGGAGGACAAGCTGGGGCTGCACCGCTTTAAGGCAGACGAGGCCTACCGCATCGGCAAGGATTTAGGTCCTGTGGCAGCTTACCTGAGCATTGACGAGATGATCCGCGTGGCCAAAGCCTGTGGCGCAGATGCAATTCACCCCGGATATGGCCTGTTGTCAGAAAACCCTGAATTCGTAGATGCCTGCGCACAAAACGGCATTACCTTCATCGGTCCCAAAGCAGAAACAATGCGCGCCCTCGGCGACAAGGCATCGGCGCGCCGTGTTGCCATGGCCGCAGGCGTGCCGGTAATCCCCGCCACCGAAGTGCTGGGCGATGATATGGCTGCGATCAAGAAGGAAGCAGCCGAGGTCGGTTATCCCCTGATGCTCAAGGCGTCTTGGGGCGGCGGTGGGCGCGGCATGCGCCCGATTTATTCCGAAGCGGAGCTGGAGGAAAAGGTGCGAGAGGGCCGCCGCGAGGCTGAAGCCGCCTTTGGCAACGGTGAGGGCTACTTGGAGAAGATGATTATGAAGGCGCGCCACGTCGAGGTGCAAATTCTGGGCGACAGCCATGGCGATATCTATCACCTGTACGAGCGTGACTGCTCGGTCCAGCGCCGTAACCAGAAAGTGGTCGAGCGCGCGCCAGCGCCTTACCTGACCGAAGAACAGCGCGCCCACGTCTGCGAGCTGGGCCGCAAAATTTGCGCCCATGTAAATTACGAATGTGCGGGCACGGTCGAGTTTCTTATGGATATGGAGACCGATGAATTCTACTTCATCGAAGTCAATCCGCGTGTGCAGGTCGAGCATACAGTGACCGAGGAGGTTACAGGCATTGACATTGTACAGGCCCAGATCCTGATTGCCGAAGGCAAGACACTGGCCCAAGCCACCGGCAAGGCATCACAAGCAGACATCCAGTTACAAGGTCACGCGCTTCAGACCCGCATCACCACCGAGGATCCGCTCAACAATTTCATCCCCGATTATGGCCGCATCACCGCATTTCGCGAAGCCACGGGCATGGGCATCCGCCTTGACGGTGGTACCGCCTACAGTGGCGGGGTGATTACCCGCTATTATGACTCGTTGCTGGTCAAAGTCACAGCAAAAGCACAAACACCCGGACAGGCGATTGCCCGCATGGACCGCGCCCTGCGCGAGTTCCGGATCAGGGGGGTGAGTACAAACATCGCCTTTGTCGAAAACCTGCTCAAACACCCGATGTTTCTGGACAATACCTACCACACCAAATTCATCGACGAAAATCCGGATCTGTTCATCTTTGAGAAACGTCTGGATCGCGGCACCAAGGTGCTGACCTATATCGCCGATATCTCCGTGAACGGTCATCCCGAGACCAAGGACAAGCCGCTGCCCGTTCGTGCATCACGCGCGCCCCAGCCCCCCGTCGCCCGCGCCGAGCCTATGATGGGCACCCGCAATCTGTTGGAGCAAAAAGGACCACAAGCTGTGGCCGATTGGATGGGGCAGCAGCGCCAACTGCTGATCACTGATACCACAATGCGCGATGGCCACCAAAGTCTGCTGGCGACGCGTATGCGCAGCCATGACATGATCAAAGTGGCCCCTGCCTATGCCGCCAATCTGCCCACGCTCTTCTCGGTAGAGTGCTGGGGCGGCGCGACATTCGATGTGGCCTACCGGTTTTTGCAGGAATGCCCGTGGCAGCGCTTGCGCGACATACGCGAGCGTATGCCGAACATCATGACCCAAATGCTGCTGCGCGCCTCCAACGGCGTGGGCTATACCAACTACCCCGACAACGTGGTGCAGCATTTTGTAAAAACCGCCGCCAGCAGTGGCGTCGATGTCTTCCGCGTTTTTGACAGCCTCAACTGGGTCGAGAACATGCGCGTGGCCATGGACGCGGTTCAAGAGGCAGGCAAGGTCTGCGAAGGAACAATCTGCTACACAGGCGATATTTTCGATCCCGAGCGGGCCAAATACGACCTCAAGTATTACGTGGCTATGGGCAAGGATCTGAAGGCGGCTGGTGCGCATGTGCTGGGCCTTAAAGATATGGCAGGCCTGCTGAAACCTGCGCAGGCCCGCGTGCTGGTACGCGCACTCAAGGCAGAGGTTGGTCTGCCGATCCACTTCCACACCCATGACACAGCAGGCATCGCCACCGCCACCATCCTCGCCGCGTCAGAAGCGGGCGTGGATGCGGTAGATTGTGCTATGGATGCGTTTTCGGGCAACACGTCTCAGGCGACACTCGGATCAGTGGTCGAGGCACTGCGCCACACCGACCGCGATACCGGTCTGGACATTAATGCCGTGCGGGAAATTTCGGATTATTGGGAAGACGTCCGCCATCAATACCGCGCCTTCGAGACAGGGATGCAGGCCCCCTCATCGGAAGTGTACCTTCATGAAATGCCCGGCGGCCAGTTCACCAATCTAAAGGCTCAGGCCGCGAGCCTTGGCCTCGAAGACCGCTGGCCCGAGGTGGCGCGCACTTACCGCGATGTGAACCAGATGTTTGGGGATATTGTTAAAGTCACGCCTTCATCCAAGGTCGTGGGAGACATGGCCCTAATGATGGTCTCGCAGGGTCTAACCCGTTCGCAGGTTGAGGACCCTGCAAGCGACGTGTCCTTCCCCGAATCTGTAATCGACATGATGCGCGGAAATCTTGGCCAGCCCCCCGGTGGCTTCCCCTCCGCCATCGTTAAAAAGATACTCAAGGGCGAAGTGCCCAACACCGAGCGCCCCGGTGCACATCTGGCACCCGTCGATCTTGAGGCCGTGCGCGGCGAACTCTCCAAGCAGCTGGACGGAATGGTCATCGATGACGAGGATCTGGCAGGCTACCTTATGTATCCCAAGGTCTATACCGACTATATGGCACGCCATGCGCTTTATGGGCCTGTACGCACCCTGCCGACGCCTACTTTTTTTTACGGCATGGAAGCGGGACAGGAAATTGCCGCTGAAATCGACCCTGGCAAGACGTTGGAAATTCGCCTGCAAGCCATCGGAGACACCAATGAGGACGGCGAGGTAAAAGTCTTTTTCGAGCTTAACGGCCAGCCCCGCGTGATCCGCGTGCCAAACCGTCTTGTCAAAGCAACTACACAACAGCGCCCCAAAGCCGAGGTAGGAAACCCCAATCACATCGGAGCACCGATGCCCGGCGTTGTCGCCTCTGTTGGCGCTGTTGTCGGCGCTGCGGTAAAAGCGGGCGATCTGTTGTTGACGATCGAAGCGATGAAAATGGAAACCGGCCTACATGCCGAACGCGATGCGGTGGTAAAGGCCGTGCACGTCACCGCAGGCGGTCAGATCGACGCAAAAGACCTCTTGGTAGAACTGGAATAACGAAAATGCTAATTATTACGCCGATTTACGCAGGCCTACTGGCGCTGGTGTTCGCCGTGCTCAGCGCACTGGTTGTGCGACAGCGGGTCACGCTTTCTAAGGCCGCCGACAAAACCGACGAAGCCACCTTACAAACGGCGGTGCGTGTGCAAGCAAATTTCGCGGAATACGTGCCACTGGCCGTTATCTTGATGATTTGTGCAGAGCTGCTGGGCGCGCCGTCTGTTGCAGTTCATGTCATGGGCATTTCGCTGCTGGCCGGGCGTCTGTGCCACGCCATAGGAATGTCGGCCACCCCGCAAATTGGCGTTCTGCGCGCATCAGGTTTTTTGCTCACTTTCTTCATGCTTGTCCTGTCAGCACTGGCGGTTTTGGTCCACGCACTGCTCTGACAAAACTTTTTACACAACAGGGCAATTTACCTCTTGCGGCACAAGGCGCGTAGGGCTAAATCACCCCCACTAGCTGATGCGGGCGTAGCTCAGGGGTAGAGCATAACCTTGCCAAGGTTAGGGTCGGGCGTTCGAATCGCCTCGCCCGCTCCAGCTAGACCATCCATACCCCGGATGGACATTAAATAGGTCGCCCTCGGGCGGCCTTTTTTGTTTGTGGTGGTATGGTTTGGTAAAACCTCCCGCCAGCATCATTTCAAACACGCAGTTGAATGCGGCTCTCGGTCCTGTTTTTGAGAACACTCACGGGACAATCCAAGCGAATATCAAAAGCTTAAATAGGGCGTATAGCCGAACGACGTGAAGCAAACCCATCCTTGAGCCTGGGTGGAAGAACAACATCTCGGAAATGGTGCGAGCGGGCGGCGTAGACAAACGCCGCCCTCTTCGTGGACCTAAAGGCCTTCTTTTTTTATGCGCTGACAGCTTTCATAAAGCGGTCGCGGATCACAACGGGGTCCATTGTGATTACCGGCAGTTTGATGTTGCCACTGTCGCATTTCACAACGATTACAGTCATCTTTTTGCTATCAATCGCTTCTTGCAGCACTTTGCCGGTGTCTACATCACGGCAGACCAGCACGTTTTCGCAGCCGCAGGCAACCGCCACTTTTTCCAGCTTGGTCTTTTTACCTGCATAGGTCGGCTGGTCGCCGGTGGAGCCATACGAGCCGTTGTCGATGATCAGCAAGATATAGTTATCGGCCACGTTGTTGGCGATGGTCGGCAGCGTGCCGAGGTTGGTTAACACCGATCCGTCGCCGTCGATGGAAATAACGGTTTTGGGCTGTGATAGCGCAAGCCCAAGACCGATGGAGGATGACAACCCCATGGTTCCCAGCATGTAGAAATTAGTGGGCTGGTCGTCGATCATATGCAGCTCTTGGCTGGGCAGACCGATGTTGCAGATGACCAGATGGTCACGAAGAATAGGCGCGATATCGCGCAGGATTTCAGAGCGTATCATTGGTCGCCATAGCCTCCCCAGAAGTTGGCATCGGTCAAAATCGCGACCGGTTTATTGCACATGAAAGTATATTTCAGAATGGCATCGAATTCCTCGACGTCTGATTGCTTGTGAAAATGATAGGTCGGGATTTTCATCTCGGCCAGTAGTGCCTTGGTATGCACAGCCATCTCGACCTGACATGCCACCGGCTCGCGCAACTCCCCGCGATAGGAAATGATCATCGGTAGCGGCATGCGGTAATACTGGATCAGGGTGGCAAGCGTGTTGATCGTAACCCCGATTGCGGTGTTTTGCATGATGATCGCAGGCCGTTTGCCCCCCATAAACGCACCGGCACACAGGCCCATACCCTCGTCTTCCTTATTCGAGGGGATATGGAAAATTTTGTCACATGCCTCGATCTCTTCGATCACACCGGCCAGCTGCTTGCAGGGAACGGTGGTCACAAAGGAGACGTCATTAGCGACAAGATCATCGGTGATCTTTTTGTCGATATTCATATTTAAAGAGCCTTTCCAGAGAATTATTAAGAGAGAGACGTAGCACGTAATCCCCGAGCCATCTGTGTTAGGTCCATGGGGAAAGAATGATTTTGGGCTCTGCCACCTGCCCCTCCCGAAGCGCCGCAAAGGCCGCGGCACCTCCCGACAGGGGGCGATGCTGACACCAGCCCAAAGCGCCGAGGCGTCCGTCAAATATTGCTGCGGCGGTATCACGAAAATCTTGCGGTGTGTAGGTATACGTGCCGATGAAAGTCACCTCCTGCAAAGTCATACGCCGCACGTCAAGGCCGCCCGCATCCTCGCCCAACCCGACGTGCGCGATCACGCCGCCCGGCTCGACACTGGCCGACGCCGCCGCGCGCGTGGCGGCGAAACCGACCGCGTCGATCACCACCGGATATGAACCGTTCGCCTGTGCCAGCGTCTGCTCGCCTAGCGCCGTCAGATAGGTGCGGCGCATCTCGTTGGGCTCCACGATCGTCACATCGGCCACATCCATCGCCCGCAGCGCCAGTGCCGCAGCAAGGCCGATAGCACCGCCACCAATGACCAGTGCACGGCGTTCTGCAGTTGGGTGCGACGCCTCCAGCGCCAGTCGCACGGCGTGCCAGCTCACGGCCAAAGGCTCTGCCAGCGCGGCATGGGCCAGCGATACGTCATCGGGCACCGTGACAAGATTACTTTCCGGCATGGTGACATACTGCGCAAACGCGCCCTGCCTTGGCAACATTGAGATGATCTCGCGCTTGGGACACAGATTTTCGCGCTGTGCCGCACAGGCCGGACAACTGCCACAGGTCACGAGCGGGTTTACCGTCACACGCCGCCCGTCCATGGCGCCACCCACGATCACACCTGCCGCTTCGTGCCCCAAGATCAACGGCGCGGGACGGCGCGCATCATGGCCCAGATAAGCGTGCATGTCAGAGCCGCAAATGCCGACGGCCTCTACACGGATCAGATGCTCCCCCGCGCCTGCGACCGGATCGGGCATATCGACAAATTTCAGCGTCTCCACCCCCTCATAGACCAGCGCTTTCATTTTGCTGTAAACCCCCCATCAACCATCAGGATCTGCCCCGTCACATAGGCCGACGCATCAGAGCACAAAAACAACAAAGGCCCGTCCATATCTTCCATCCGGCCATTACGCCCTGCGCAGGTTTGCGCCGCATTGCGTGCCGCACGCGCGGGATCGTCGAACACTGCCGCCGTCAACTCGGTGGGGAAAAACCCCGGTCCAATTGCGTTGGCGGTGATCCCGTAGCCTGACCATGCTTCGGCCATGGCGCGGGTCATCTGGCCAATGCCTGCTTTGCTGGCACCATATGCGATGCCTGCCGGAAAGGCGCGTGTGGTCTGAAGAGATGCAAAATTCACGATCCGGCCCCACCCGCGCTCCCGCATCGCAGGGACAAGCGCCTGAGACAGAAAAAACGGCGCCGTCAGGTTAAGCGCCAGCGTCGCATCCCATGCCTCCGGTGTCACATCATCAGCCACTTGCCGTGTGTTTACACCTGCAGCATGGACAACAATATCGGGTGCACCGAAGGGGGCGGAGATCGCACTCACAAGCGCCGGCAATCTGGCGCGGTCTGCCACATCCCCTACCACAAATGCCGCCGCCGGTCCCGCAGCGCGCGCCATATCCGCCAGTGCCACCTCACGGCGCGCAACGCCGACTACAAGCGCCCCGGCCGCAGCCAAAGCGATAGCTGCACGGCGACCAAGGCCCGAGCTTGCCCCTGTAATGACCGCAACACGGCCTGCCAGATCAAACAGGGCAAGCGGATTGGGGGCAGAGGAATCAGCCATCTGCGGACAAATCAAAATTTTCGCCCGGGAAATA encodes the following:
- a CDS encoding alpha-hydroxy acid oxidase, whose translation is MDLHSKYPALSDLRARAQRRIPKFVWEYLDSGTGDEATKARNRAGLDRIGMMPSVLHGEFTPDLSTDFLGKKLPLPFGIAPIGMSGLMWPDAEGHLARGAARANIPYCISTVATQSPEDIAPHLGTHAWFQMYPPRDADIRRDMLARAKAAGFSTLILTVDVPVASRRERQVRSGLTNPPRLTPRLLAQVALRPAWAMGMAKRGMPHMRGLDKYANAATNGLSPTAHVGYLLRTAPDWDYVGWLREEWDGDFLVKGVLRPEDAVRLEGLGVDAIWVSNHAGRQFDGAPPAIDALPQVRAATKLPLIFDSGIEGGLDILRALALGADFVMLGRAFHFALGALGPQGVDHLIDILAKDMASNMGQIGARTLSELPATIRL
- a CDS encoding pyruvate carboxylase encodes the protein MTDFRKILIANRGEIAIRIMRAANEMGKTTVAVFAEEDKLGLHRFKADEAYRIGKDLGPVAAYLSIDEMIRVAKACGADAIHPGYGLLSENPEFVDACAQNGITFIGPKAETMRALGDKASARRVAMAAGVPVIPATEVLGDDMAAIKKEAAEVGYPLMLKASWGGGGRGMRPIYSEAELEEKVREGRREAEAAFGNGEGYLEKMIMKARHVEVQILGDSHGDIYHLYERDCSVQRRNQKVVERAPAPYLTEEQRAHVCELGRKICAHVNYECAGTVEFLMDMETDEFYFIEVNPRVQVEHTVTEEVTGIDIVQAQILIAEGKTLAQATGKASQADIQLQGHALQTRITTEDPLNNFIPDYGRITAFREATGMGIRLDGGTAYSGGVITRYYDSLLVKVTAKAQTPGQAIARMDRALREFRIRGVSTNIAFVENLLKHPMFLDNTYHTKFIDENPDLFIFEKRLDRGTKVLTYIADISVNGHPETKDKPLPVRASRAPQPPVARAEPMMGTRNLLEQKGPQAVADWMGQQRQLLITDTTMRDGHQSLLATRMRSHDMIKVAPAYAANLPTLFSVECWGGATFDVAYRFLQECPWQRLRDIRERMPNIMTQMLLRASNGVGYTNYPDNVVQHFVKTAASSGVDVFRVFDSLNWVENMRVAMDAVQEAGKVCEGTICYTGDIFDPERAKYDLKYYVAMGKDLKAAGAHVLGLKDMAGLLKPAQARVLVRALKAEVGLPIHFHTHDTAGIATATILAASEAGVDAVDCAMDAFSGNTSQATLGSVVEALRHTDRDTGLDINAVREISDYWEDVRHQYRAFETGMQAPSSEVYLHEMPGGQFTNLKAQAASLGLEDRWPEVARTYRDVNQMFGDIVKVTPSSKVVGDMALMMVSQGLTRSQVEDPASDVSFPESVIDMMRGNLGQPPGGFPSAIVKKILKGEVPNTERPGAHLAPVDLEAVRGELSKQLDGMVIDDEDLAGYLMYPKVYTDYMARHALYGPVRTLPTPTFFYGMEAGQEIAAEIDPGKTLEIRLQAIGDTNEDGEVKVFFELNGQPRVIRVPNRLVKATTQQRPKAEVGNPNHIGAPMPGVVASVGAVVGAAVKAGDLLLTIEAMKMETGLHAERDAVVKAVHVTAGGQIDAKDLLVELE
- a CDS encoding MAPEG family protein; this encodes MLIITPIYAGLLALVFAVLSALVVRQRVTLSKAADKTDEATLQTAVRVQANFAEYVPLAVILMICAELLGAPSVAVHVMGISLLAGRLCHAIGMSATPQIGVLRASGFLLTFFMLVLSALAVLVHALL
- a CDS encoding decarboxylase → MNIDKKITDDLVANDVSFVTTVPCKQLAGVIEEIEACDKIFHIPSNKEDEGMGLCAGAFMGGKRPAIIMQNTAIGVTINTLATLIQYYRMPLPMIISYRGELREPVACQVEMAVHTKALLAEMKIPTYHFHKQSDVEEFDAILKYTFMCNKPVAILTDANFWGGYGDQ
- a CDS encoding SDR family NAD(P)-dependent oxidoreductase, with the protein product MADSSAPNPLALFDLAGRVAVITGASSGLGRRAAIALAAAGALVVGVARREVALADMARAAGPAAAFVVGDVADRARLPALVSAISAPFGAPDIVVHAAGVNTRQVADDVTPEAWDATLALNLTAPFFLSQALVPAMRERGWGRIVNFASLQTTRAFPAGIAYGASKAGIGQMTRAMAEAWSGYGITANAIGPGFFPTELTAAVFDDPARAARNAAQTCAGRNGRMEDMDGPLLFLCSDASAYVTGQILMVDGGFTAK
- the comE gene encoding sulfopyruvate decarboxylase subunit beta produces the protein MIRSEILRDIAPILRDHLVICNIGLPSQELHMIDDQPTNFYMLGTMGLSSSIGLGLALSQPKTVISIDGDGSVLTNLGTLPTIANNVADNYILLIIDNGSYGSTGDQPTYAGKKTKLEKVAVACGCENVLVCRDVDTGKVLQEAIDSKKMTVIVVKCDSGNIKLPVITMDPVVIRDRFMKAVSA
- a CDS encoding alcohol dehydrogenase catalytic domain-containing protein, yielding MKALVYEGVETLKFVDMPDPVAGAGEHLIRVEAVGICGSDMHAYLGHDARRPAPLILGHEAAGVIVGGAMDGRRVTVNPLVTCGSCPACAAQRENLCPKREIISMLPRQGAFAQYVTMPESNLVTVPDDVSLAHAALAEPLAVSWHAVRLALEASHPTAERRALVIGGGAIGLAAALALRAMDVADVTIVEPNEMRRTYLTALGEQTLAQANGSYPVVIDAVGFAATRAAASASVEPGGVIAHVGLGEDAGGLDVRRMTLQEVTFIGTYTYTPQDFRDTAAAIFDGRLGALGWCQHRPLSGGAAAFAALREGQVAEPKIILSPWT